In Daucus carota subsp. sativus chromosome 4, DH1 v3.0, whole genome shotgun sequence, one DNA window encodes the following:
- the LOC108216414 gene encoding protein SCO1 homolog 2, mitochondrial encodes MFSSRLLFSSLRNRSAVISNSLARFDCSKRFHSSRYLRSVRQTNQHLMGTTTQRTQSGSWTSYVIPPIILGGIGGVAYLIHYNDERRVILKGDAVNCGINSTKGPVIGGPFNLIDTEGRSISEHNLLGNWVLLYFGYTSSPDVGPAEVEKMSKAVNILESKQDLKVLPVFVTIDPQRDNPSQLRAYLKEFDSRIVGLTGSVAAIKDMAREYRVYYKKVEEDGDDYLVDSSHNMYLMNPKLKVLRCFGLEYSADELSESILKEMKSDGI; translated from the exons ATGTTTTCTTCACGCCTTCTCTTCTCCTCGTTGAGAAATCGCTCTGCAGTAATTTCAAATTCACTTGCGCG GTTTGATTGTTCAAAGAGATTTCATAGTTCAAGATACTTAAGATCAGTTAGACAAACTAATCAACATCTGATGGGCACCACGACACAAAGGACTCAGTCAGGGTCATGGACATCCTATGTTATT CCACCTATAATTCTAGGTGGAATCGGTGGCGTTGCATATCTCATCCACTATAATGATGAGAGAAGAGTCATATTGAAAG GAGATGCAGTGAATTGTGGAATAAATTCGACCAAGGGACCGGTAATTGGCGGTCCTTTTAATCTAATTGATACTGAGGGCCGATCTATTTCTGAACATAACCTTCTTGGAAACTGGGTTCTTCTCTACTTTGGTTATACATCCTCTCCTGATGTTGGGCCAGCAGAAGTAGAAAAAATGTCAAAGGCTGTCAATATATTAG AGTCCAAACAAGATCTGAAGGTTCTTCCAGTGTTTGTTACTATTGATCCACAACGTGACAACCCTTCACAACTTCGTGCTTATCTGAAAG AATTTGACTCAAGAATCGTGGGACTGACGGGATCAGTTGCTGCTATAAAAGATATGGCACGGGAATACAGAGTATACTACAAGAAGGTGGAAGAGGATGGAGATGACTACCTTGTTGATTCATCTCACAACAT GTATCTGATGAACCCAAAACTTAAAGTATTAAGGTGCTTTGGGCTAGAGTATAGTGCAGATGAACTATCGGAGTCTATTCTTAAGGAAATGAAGTCAGACGGAATTTAA
- the LOC108219279 gene encoding uncharacterized protein LOC108219279 has translation MDSGNSGSIQSSSGADDDYESRAGESTFSNPSSTTTTTNNPLLFSQSSTMFDPLSNYFDPPIPSRPTHQNQNQNQNTSLLNLDMPSWPKSQPNPFFTPQTPMSSFPHISEPIPTTTPGNNTNQVIQQDQTSQTQTRNPKKRSRASRRAPTTVLTTDTSNFRAMVQEFTGIPAPPFTSSPFPRTRLDLFTSPSPSSFRSQPSSFNQNHLLRPFPQKFQPQLSPFTTNHNNINTVITTAAATTSEQLGLLKPPHSSSGATNNYNLLNNMQMQNPLTFQSFLQPSSSGDHQFGINTHQLNANNPSAHLSSPRNQEEEGNGYNFSGSASSNLNFSGGKAVGDNVSASGSTTRGEGLMESWICSSD, from the coding sequence ATGGATTCTGGAAACAGCGGGAGCATACAATCCTCAAGCGGCGCAGACGATGACTACGAGTCACGCGCCGGTGAATCCACCTTTAGCAACCCATCCTCCACCACAACCACAACCAACAACCCACTACTATTCTCCCAATCGTCCACCATGTTTGACCCTCTATCCAACTACTTCGACCCACCCATCCCATCTCGACCCACccaccaaaaccaaaaccaaaaccaaaacacATCCCTCCTCAATCTAGACATGCCTTCATGGCCCAAATCCCAACCCAATCCTTTCTTCACACCCCAAACTCCCATGTCCTCATTCCCCCATATTTCAGAACCCATTCCCACAACAACACCAGGGAATAATACGAATCAAGTCATCCAGCAAGATCAGACTAGTCAGACTCAGACACGAAACCCGAAGAAAAGATCTCGCGCCTCTAGGCGCGCACCCACCACTGTGTTAACCACAGACACCTCCAATTTCCGAGCCATGGTTCAGGAATTCACTGGAATCCCCGCGCCTCCTTTCACTTCCTCACCATTCCCGAGAACCCGGCTCGATCTCTTTACTTCCCCTTCTCCCTCATCCTTCAGATCTCAACCCTCGAGTTTCAATCAAAATCATCTCCTCCGTCCATTCCCTCAGAAATTCCAACCCCAACTCTCACCGTTCACAACTAACCACAACAATATTAACACCGTTATAACCACCGCCGCCGCCACAACTTCCGAACAATTAGGCCTTCTAAAACCACCTCACAGCAGCAGCGGCGCcactaataattataatttactcAACAACATGCAAATGCAAAACCCCCTCACATTCCAATCCTTCCTCCAGCCCTCGTCTTCCGGTGATCATCAGTTCGGGATAAATACCCACCAGCTCAATGCGAATAACCCCTCGGCTCATTTATCGTCCCCGAGGAATCAGGAAGAGGAAGGAAACGGGTACAATTTTTCGGGTTCAGCCTCGTCGAATTTGAATTTTTCAGGAGGGAAAGCGGTGGGTGATAATGTATCGGCATCTGGTTCGACTACAAGAGGTGAGGGTCTAATGGAGTCATGGATATGTTCTTCggattaa
- the LOC108218766 gene encoding cell wall integrity and stress response component 3: MSPLCDLGARKVLIFLCFFSSLCLSSAATQTQPLLLAKTGRKLLDSETQENQLIKKKATSTSSTSLENQTKTIPTSSSKNQTKLIKKTSNPATTSTSSSSSTKNQTKILKPTTSTSESSLKNKTKLIKPTSTSNSPTIKTQIKKLNSTTPKPLITAKKSSDLTTKPKQTKTEKPKLQKPKQPVWIDEDEEEDLVSDFRDLPSRFQESLIPDLERFSTSSKVYLTRANKDLTNGFKPLVGKKYAPAIASIVSCAFILIPLILVSLIFNRIKAYFSLQKIIIFIQIYLAIYFSILCLSALVTGLEPLKFFYATSQSTYICLQVLQTLGYVLYLLVLLMYLVLVFSTETGLVSKLLALGQTFVGFAVGLHYYVKVFHRAVLHQPPKSSWKSHAIYATCFVAICLLDRAERRKKAYLEEGGAEGKKS; the protein is encoded by the coding sequence ATGTCTCCACTTTGTGATCTTGGTGCAAGAAAGGTACTGATTTTCCTGTGTTTTTTCTCTTCATTATGTCTCAGTTCTGCTGCTACTCAAACTCAGCCTCTGCTTCTTGCCAAAACTGGCAGAAAACTTCTTGATTCAGAAACCCAAGAAAATCAGCTTATTAAGAAAAAAGCTACTTCTACTAGCTCCACTTCCTTAGAAAACCAGACAAAAACCATACCTACTTCCTCATCTAAGAACCAAACCAAGCTCATCAAGAAAACCTCAAATCCTGCTACTACTTCAACTAGTAGTTCATCTTcaactaaaaaccaaaccaagATTCTCAAGCCCACTACTTCAACTTCAGAGTCTTCACtcaaaaacaaaaccaaactcATCAAACCCACATCAACTTCCAACTCACCCACCatcaaaacccaaataaagAAGCTGAATTCCACCACACCAAAGCCATTAATCACAGCTAAGAAATCCTCAGATCTTACCACAAAGCCCAAACAGACCAAAACTGAAAAGCCCAAGCTACAAAAACCAAAGCAGCCCGTTTGGATAGATGAAGATGAGGAGGAGGATTTAGTTTCAGATTTCAGAGATCTGCCATCAAGATTCCAAGAATCATTAATTCCAGATTTGGAAAGATTCTCCACATCTTCCAAAGTTTATCTCACAAGAGCCAATAAAGATCTGACAAATGGGTTCAAACCATTGGTTGGTAAAAAATATGCACCTGCCATTGCTTCAATTGTATCTTGTGCATTCATTTTAATCCCATTAATTTTAGTCTCCCTCATTTTCAACAGAATCAAAGCCTATTTCTCCCTccaaaaaataatcattttcaTCCAAATTTACCTTGCAATATATTTCTCTATACTCTGCCTCTCTGCCCTTGTCACTGGCCTTGAGCCACTCAAGTTTTTCTATGCTACATCACAGTCCACATACATATGTTTACAAGTGTTGCAGACACTTGGCTATGTGTTATATCTCTTGGTTCTGCTCATGTACTTAGTTTTAGTGTTCTCTACTGAGACTGGGCTGGTTTCAAAATTACTTGCTCTGGGCCAGACATTTGTGGGCTTTGCAGTTGGGTTGCATTACTATGTGAAAGTGTTTCATCGTGCTGTGTTGCATCAACCGCCCAAGAGTAGCTGGAAAAGTCATGCTATATACGCCACGTGTTTCGTTGCCATTTGTCTGCTTGATAGAGCTGAGAGGAGGAAGAAAGCTTACTTAGAAGAAGGGGGTGCAGAGGGGAAAAAGAGTTAA